A window of the Arenibacter algicola genome harbors these coding sequences:
- the rnpA gene encoding ribonuclease P protein component, which translates to MSFSFPKKEKLKSKKLIEQLFAEGIGVTNYPIKLVYLKTRFEDDSKCKVGVTASKRNFKSAVKRNRIKRLMRESYRLNKHLIFNNIEGNFAFMFLYLGKEMPSQSKITDNMIPLMRKFVDEIAKASK; encoded by the coding sequence ATGTCATTTAGCTTCCCAAAAAAAGAAAAACTAAAGAGCAAAAAACTAATTGAACAGTTGTTTGCGGAAGGGATTGGTGTTACCAATTATCCTATAAAACTTGTTTATCTCAAAACGAGATTTGAAGATGATTCCAAATGCAAGGTCGGGGTAACCGCGTCCAAAAGAAATTTTAAAAGTGCCGTAAAAAGAAATCGAATTAAAAGATTGATGCGGGAAAGCTATAGGTTGAACAAACACCTAATTTTTAACAACATAGAGGGTAACTTTGCGTTTATGTTTTTATATCTTGGTAAGGAGATGCCCTCGCAATCCAAAATAACAGATAACATGATTCCTTTGATGCGGAAATTTGTCGATGAAATTGCCAAGGCTAGCAAATAA
- a CDS encoding S41 family peptidase, whose product MKEILKKRVLIPIIAIALLIAGSSFKGDFFEIAKQIEIFTTLFKELNMNYVDETNPAELMDTAIKNMLEDLDPYTKFLNEQDVESFKINNAGEYSGIGAVVRSYKDKVVIVEPYKGYPADKAGLKAGDEIIKIGDVAIADIQDDADELLKGANNTSVGITYIRQGETKSTTVNRESIEVDAVPYYKMIKENTGYIVLSKFNKKASEQAKEALLNLKNDGAKKIILDLRDNPGGLLTEAINVTNLFIPKGELVVTTKSKVKKFNREYKTTNQPIDTEIPLVVLVNGRSASASEIVSGSLQDLDRAVIVGARSFGKGLVQRPLKLTYGTQLKVTISRYYTASGRCIQSLDYWNRDENGNAVKNTQFRDFKTRNGRKVQDGGGVLPDIEIAAAKTNTLTQALLSGNVIFDYATDFYYNNKVENVLDFSYKDSDFASFKNYVSKSNFDFETKAEKALKEAMSGEDSTIFGNEVNEHYKALLLEMDKNKLMALDKYKAEIQKNLEDEILKRYFYREGLYDYHLQNDEAIMAASELLNDNGKYMNILK is encoded by the coding sequence ATGAAAGAGATATTAAAAAAGCGGGTACTAATTCCCATTATCGCCATTGCCCTACTTATTGCAGGAAGTAGTTTTAAGGGCGATTTTTTTGAGATTGCCAAACAGATCGAAATTTTTACAACTCTTTTCAAAGAGTTGAATATGAACTACGTGGATGAAACCAATCCTGCGGAATTAATGGATACGGCCATTAAAAATATGTTGGAAGATCTGGATCCCTATACCAAATTCCTGAATGAGCAAGACGTTGAATCATTTAAAATAAATAATGCGGGCGAATATTCCGGTATTGGTGCCGTGGTACGGAGTTACAAGGATAAAGTAGTTATTGTTGAACCTTACAAAGGCTATCCCGCAGATAAGGCGGGCCTTAAGGCCGGGGATGAAATTATTAAGATAGGTGATGTTGCCATAGCGGACATTCAGGATGATGCCGACGAACTTTTAAAAGGAGCCAATAACACCAGTGTGGGCATTACTTATATTAGGCAGGGAGAAACCAAGTCTACAACAGTAAACAGGGAATCTATAGAAGTAGATGCCGTTCCCTATTACAAGATGATCAAGGAAAACACCGGTTATATTGTTTTGTCCAAATTCAATAAAAAAGCTTCTGAACAGGCCAAGGAAGCTCTCCTTAACTTAAAAAACGATGGCGCCAAAAAAATAATTTTAGACCTAAGGGATAATCCCGGTGGTCTATTGACCGAAGCTATCAATGTAACCAATCTGTTTATTCCAAAAGGGGAACTTGTTGTAACCACCAAGTCCAAGGTAAAGAAATTCAACAGGGAATATAAAACTACCAACCAACCCATAGATACAGAAATACCCTTGGTTGTATTGGTAAATGGAAGAAGTGCCTCGGCCAGTGAAATTGTCTCCGGCAGCCTACAGGATTTGGACCGCGCTGTTATAGTGGGCGCAAGGAGTTTTGGCAAAGGTTTGGTACAACGCCCTTTAAAATTAACCTATGGCACACAACTAAAGGTAACCATCTCCAGATATTATACAGCATCGGGCAGGTGCATACAATCCTTGGATTATTGGAATAGGGATGAGAATGGAAACGCAGTCAAAAATACTCAGTTCAGGGATTTTAAAACCAGAAATGGACGAAAAGTCCAAGATGGCGGCGGTGTTTTGCCGGATATAGAAATTGCTGCAGCCAAAACAAATACCCTTACCCAGGCGCTATTATCCGGTAATGTTATTTTTGACTACGCCACCGATTTCTATTATAATAACAAGGTGGAAAATGTATTGGACTTTAGTTATAAGGATAGTGATTTTGCATCTTTCAAAAATTATGTCTCCAAAAGTAATTTTGATTTTGAGACTAAGGCCGAAAAAGCCTTAAAAGAGGCTATGTCCGGTGAGGACAGCACCATATTCGGCAACGAGGTGAATGAACATTATAAGGCGCTGTTGTTGGAAATGGATAAAAACAAACTTATGGCTTTGGATAAATACAAAGCTGAAATCCAGAAGAATTTAGAGGATGAAATTCTTAAACGCTATTTCTACAGGGAAGGTCTTTATGATTACCATTTACAAAATGACGAAGCCATTATGGCCGCTTCCGAACTGTTGAACGACAATGGCAAATACATGAATATTCTAAAATAA
- a CDS encoding ATP-binding protein, protein MIREISKDQVLDRIRFENPWWIDGEIETDYNEMPRRLYFELFKPLVKEREIRRAVVLMGPRRVGKTVMLYHMVQELIENGVDPKKIIFITIENPIYNNISLEQLFNYSKEATGLTDKSDWHIIYDEIQYCREWEVHLKSLVDSYRKDKFIVSGSAAAALKFASNESGAGRFTDFLLPPLTFNEYISLKGLDRLIKPIQLNWNDKQTEFYSTSHLDELNRHFLDYINFGGYPEVILSEKIQANPGRYIRQDIVDKVILRDLPSLYGISDTRELYSLFTTIAYNSGGEFSLETLSKQSQVPKNTLKKYIEYLEAAFLIKQIKRIDQSGKRFKRDNFFKIYLTNPSLRSALFTPITATDEMIGNMVETAIFAQWMHRDWFTPYYARWNNGEVDMVGLSDNTLKPIWALEIKWSDRYFEKPKELKSLIKFCQENNIKTPIVTSISKEGEVEYADVHFQFLPSSAYAYTVGKNTLDMKIKK, encoded by the coding sequence ATGATACGAGAAATTTCCAAAGACCAAGTACTAGACCGAATTCGATTTGAAAATCCATGGTGGATAGATGGCGAAATTGAAACTGATTACAATGAGATGCCGCGAAGGTTATACTTTGAACTATTCAAACCATTGGTGAAAGAAAGGGAGATAAGAAGAGCTGTAGTATTGATGGGGCCACGAAGGGTTGGAAAAACTGTTATGCTCTATCACATGGTTCAAGAATTAATCGAAAATGGCGTAGATCCAAAAAAAATAATATTTATAACCATAGAAAACCCTATTTATAATAATATCTCTCTTGAACAACTTTTTAATTATTCAAAAGAAGCTACTGGTCTGACTGATAAATCTGATTGGCACATAATTTATGATGAAATACAATATTGCAGGGAATGGGAAGTACATTTAAAATCTTTAGTAGATAGTTATAGGAAAGATAAGTTTATTGTATCTGGATCTGCTGCAGCTGCACTGAAATTTGCAAGCAATGAAAGTGGGGCGGGTCGATTTACCGATTTCTTGCTCCCTCCACTTACCTTTAATGAATATATATCCTTAAAAGGTTTGGATAGGCTAATCAAGCCTATACAACTTAATTGGAACGATAAACAGACAGAATTCTATTCAACAAGTCATTTAGATGAGCTCAACAGACATTTTCTAGACTACATTAACTTTGGAGGATATCCAGAAGTAATACTTTCCGAAAAAATTCAAGCAAACCCAGGGCGATATATAAGGCAAGATATTGTAGACAAAGTTATTCTTAGAGATTTACCTAGTCTCTACGGCATAAGCGATACACGAGAATTATATTCTCTATTCACGACAATTGCATATAACAGCGGTGGTGAATTCTCACTTGAGACCTTGAGCAAACAATCACAAGTACCTAAAAACACTTTAAAAAAGTACATTGAATACTTAGAAGCTGCATTCTTAATAAAGCAAATTAAACGAATTGATCAAAGTGGAAAAAGATTCAAACGAGATAATTTTTTCAAAATATACCTTACAAACCCCTCATTACGAAGTGCATTGTTTACTCCTATAACGGCGACTGACGAAATGATTGGCAATATGGTTGAAACAGCAATATTTGCTCAATGGATGCACAGGGATTGGTTTACACCTTATTACGCTAGATGGAACAATGGCGAAGTGGATATGGTCGGATTGAGTGATAATACATTAAAACCTATTTGGGCCCTCGAAATTAAATGGTCAGATCGATATTTTGAAAAACCGAAGGAGTTAAAAAGTTTAATCAAATTTTGCCAGGAAAATAATATTAAAACTCCAATTGTTACGTCAATAAGTAAAGAAGGGGAAGTGGAATATGCAGATGTTCACTTTCAATTTTTACCTTCATCCGCTTATGCATATACAGTCGGAAAAAATACGCTCGACATGAAAATAAAGAAATAA
- a CDS encoding acyltransferase family protein: protein MTIESTNLSKRLFSLDVFRGLTMFLLIAEAAGFHGSFGDYTENNTVLHPLAEQLHHHPWNGLRFWDLIQPFFMFIVGVAMPFSLRKRLASGTRKAATKHILRRCFLLFSFGVLLHCVYSHALVWELWNVLVQLAFTILIAYAIMKLPHRMQILICLGILILTEILYRVYNPQDPYNQGQSFGSWVDMLVMGKINGGGWVFINFLPTAVHTVMGVICGQILLSNKSAKEKLNPLLMWGAALLLLGYGMDLLGITPIIKRIATTSFTLASGGWALLALALFYWWIDIKDHKNKWLKIFSVVGTNSIFIYLFAETVGAQWFRSFGLIFTEGILAPMGVEEGLILVINSLFVLFMFWYITYFLDQKKVYFKI, encoded by the coding sequence ATGACAATCGAATCCACCAACCTTTCCAAGAGGTTGTTTTCCTTGGACGTATTCAGGGGACTAACCATGTTTTTACTAATTGCAGAGGCTGCCGGATTTCATGGTAGCTTCGGAGACTATACAGAAAACAACACCGTTTTACATCCATTGGCGGAACAGTTGCACCATCATCCATGGAACGGGTTGCGGTTTTGGGATCTTATACAGCCTTTTTTTATGTTTATAGTGGGGGTGGCCATGCCATTTTCATTGAGAAAGCGCTTGGCTAGTGGAACCCGCAAGGCTGCTACCAAACATATTTTGAGAAGATGTTTTTTGCTCTTTAGTTTTGGGGTCTTGCTGCACTGCGTGTATAGTCATGCATTGGTTTGGGAACTGTGGAACGTTTTGGTTCAATTGGCCTTTACTATCCTTATAGCTTATGCTATAATGAAGCTTCCGCACCGTATGCAGATTCTTATTTGCCTTGGAATTTTGATACTTACAGAGATTCTCTACCGGGTTTATAATCCACAGGATCCATACAATCAAGGGCAGAGTTTTGGGTCTTGGGTAGATATGTTGGTAATGGGTAAAATTAACGGTGGGGGATGGGTTTTCATAAACTTTTTGCCTACTGCGGTCCATACGGTTATGGGGGTAATTTGTGGACAAATATTACTTTCCAACAAATCCGCCAAGGAGAAATTAAATCCTTTATTAATGTGGGGAGCGGCTTTACTTTTGTTGGGTTATGGGATGGATCTACTGGGGATAACCCCTATTATTAAAAGAATAGCGACTACCTCATTTACCTTGGCTTCGGGGGGATGGGCCTTGTTGGCCTTGGCCTTGTTTTATTGGTGGATAGACATTAAGGACCACAAGAATAAATGGCTGAAGATTTTTTCTGTTGTGGGGACCAACTCCATATTTATTTATTTGTTTGCTGAAACCGTAGGGGCTCAGTGGTTTAGGAGTTTTGGGCTTATTTTTACCGAAGGAATATTGGCTCCCATGGGCGTAGAGGAAGGTTTAATATTGGTCATAAATTCCTTGTTTGTCCTCTTTATGTTCTGGTATATCACCTACTTTTTGGATCAGAAGAAGGTTTACTTTAAGATTTAA
- a CDS encoding SGNH/GDSL hydrolase family protein: MKNKFYLLIAFCIFLCLGYKPKEPKILIIGDSISKGYFSKVKEALATKAIVMHNPGNAQHTGTGLEKVKDWIGKEDWDIIQFNWGLWDLCYRHPDSKVYGNRDRIKGTITYDLQTYRQNLEELVRILKASTSAKLIFVTTTYVPVNEAGRFSEDVAKYNAIAKSVMKKNDVIINDIYKKSIAIHHKNGLGDNDVHYNKEGYKELGELIVPVLNKTLKRL; the protein is encoded by the coding sequence ATGAAAAATAAATTTTACCTCCTAATAGCCTTCTGTATTTTTCTTTGTCTGGGATACAAGCCTAAAGAGCCAAAAATATTAATCATAGGCGACTCAATTTCCAAAGGTTATTTTTCAAAGGTAAAAGAAGCACTGGCCACTAAGGCAATAGTTATGCACAATCCGGGAAATGCTCAACATACAGGAACAGGATTGGAGAAAGTAAAGGATTGGATAGGTAAGGAAGATTGGGATATTATTCAATTTAATTGGGGATTATGGGATCTTTGTTATCGGCATCCAGATTCCAAAGTCTATGGAAATAGGGATAGGATTAAGGGTACCATAACTTATGATCTACAAACCTATAGACAAAATCTGGAAGAATTGGTGCGTATCCTCAAAGCCAGTACCTCAGCTAAATTAATATTTGTAACCACCACATATGTTCCCGTTAATGAGGCGGGCAGATTTTCTGAGGATGTGGCCAAATACAATGCCATTGCAAAGTCCGTAATGAAAAAAAATGATGTAATTATTAACGATATCTATAAAAAATCCATTGCCATCCACCACAAAAATGGTTTGGGGGATAATGACGTTCATTATAATAAAGAGGGATATAAAGAACTTGGCGAGCTAATTGTGCCTGTACTGAACAAAACCTTGAAAAGGTTATAA
- a CDS encoding pyrroloquinoline quinone-dependent dehydrogenase: protein MSLNITKYISIIAIAAICLLSCHPDNSTKTDSDKYTTWTSYLGGPDRNHYSTLSQITLDNVTQLKLAWSYSAPDSGQMQMNPIVVDTILYGVTAALRAVALHAGTGKEIWRYGDSLQLTNSTSRGVAYWAKDDDKRILFTQGPNLFALNAMTGTPIPSFGENGKIDLHSGLPTNARDKFVVSNTPGTIYRDLIVMPIRLSEGSGAAPGDVMAFNVITGHLEWAFHTIPHPGEPGHETWEDPNSYKSDTVGAANNWAGMALDEATGILYVPTGSAAPDFYGGDRKGSNLYANTLLALDAQTGKLLWHYQFTHHDLWDRDPPAPPNLLTITREGKKIPAVAQVTKQGYVFLFNRVTGEPLFEIEEIPVPPSTLEGEKAWATQPFPIKPKPFARQSHLLTEKDLSPYAENKEEILTLFNKADKRIYAPPSLDPVLLLPGYDGAAEWGGAAADPEDGILYVNSNEMAWFLQMDKDTLNTNLAPGANAYNKYCVVCHQKDRKGNVASGYPSLTKLKSTYDKEALAHTIKKGKGMMTGFPQIEKTEMEALIQFLYGEEIAQIVPEHKTKPIKTTYKHRGYKKFLDSNGLPAISPPWGTLHAIDLNSGDYLWSIPFGETMSLKEKGFPQTGTENYGGAIVTENGLLFIGATKDGYFRAFNKKNGKLLWEYKLPAAAFATPAMYEVNGKQYIAIACGGEKLGTEKGNRIMAFSLE, encoded by the coding sequence ATGTCGCTTAATATCACAAAATATATATCGATAATAGCCATAGCGGCCATTTGTTTATTAAGTTGCCACCCTGATAATTCCACCAAAACCGACTCTGACAAATACACTACATGGACCTCGTATTTGGGAGGGCCGGATCGTAACCATTATTCCACTCTCTCACAAATTACTTTGGACAATGTTACCCAACTTAAGCTAGCCTGGTCATACTCTGCTCCTGATAGTGGTCAAATGCAAATGAACCCTATAGTAGTGGACACCATTTTGTATGGGGTTACGGCAGCCTTAAGGGCAGTGGCATTGCACGCTGGCACTGGTAAGGAGATATGGAGATATGGGGATTCGTTACAACTTACAAATTCCACTAGTAGAGGTGTAGCGTATTGGGCAAAAGATGATGATAAACGTATTCTCTTTACCCAAGGGCCCAATCTTTTTGCCCTAAACGCCATGACCGGTACACCTATTCCTTCCTTCGGGGAAAATGGAAAAATTGATCTCCACTCTGGATTACCAACAAACGCAAGGGATAAATTTGTCGTCTCCAACACTCCTGGAACTATTTACAGAGATTTAATTGTAATGCCTATTCGGCTCTCGGAAGGTAGTGGTGCCGCACCTGGTGATGTCATGGCTTTTAATGTAATAACAGGCCATTTGGAATGGGCCTTCCACACCATACCACATCCTGGTGAACCGGGGCACGAAACATGGGAAGACCCTAATAGCTATAAGAGCGACACCGTTGGTGCCGCCAACAACTGGGCCGGTATGGCCCTGGATGAAGCAACGGGAATCCTATACGTGCCAACAGGCTCCGCAGCGCCAGATTTTTATGGTGGCGACCGAAAGGGCAGTAATCTTTATGCCAATACCTTATTGGCTTTGGACGCACAAACGGGAAAACTGCTTTGGCATTACCAATTTACCCATCACGACTTATGGGATAGAGATCCTCCGGCACCCCCTAACCTTTTAACGATAACTAGGGAGGGGAAAAAAATTCCCGCTGTAGCCCAAGTAACCAAGCAGGGGTATGTTTTTCTTTTTAACAGGGTTACGGGAGAGCCTTTATTTGAAATTGAGGAAATACCGGTACCTCCATCCACTTTGGAAGGAGAAAAAGCATGGGCAACCCAACCTTTTCCCATCAAGCCCAAACCTTTTGCAAGACAATCCCATTTATTGACAGAAAAAGACCTTAGTCCCTACGCAGAAAACAAGGAAGAAATATTAACCCTTTTCAATAAAGCGGACAAAAGAATCTATGCCCCGCCAAGTCTGGATCCTGTTCTTCTTCTTCCCGGCTATGACGGAGCTGCTGAATGGGGAGGAGCCGCAGCTGATCCCGAAGATGGCATACTGTACGTAAATTCCAATGAAATGGCCTGGTTCCTTCAAATGGACAAGGATACCCTAAATACAAACTTGGCTCCAGGGGCAAATGCCTATAACAAATATTGCGTTGTATGCCATCAAAAAGACCGCAAGGGTAATGTGGCTAGTGGATATCCCTCGTTAACCAAGCTAAAATCGACCTATGATAAAGAGGCCCTTGCCCACACCATAAAAAAAGGAAAAGGCATGATGACAGGTTTTCCCCAAATTGAAAAAACAGAAATGGAAGCTTTGATACAATTTTTATATGGGGAAGAGATTGCGCAAATTGTCCCCGAACACAAAACAAAACCTATAAAAACAACATATAAACACAGGGGTTATAAAAAGTTTCTGGACAGCAACGGATTGCCTGCCATTTCCCCGCCTTGGGGTACATTACATGCAATAGACCTAAATTCTGGAGATTACCTCTGGTCCATTCCCTTTGGGGAAACAATGAGCCTGAAAGAAAAGGGATTTCCTCAGACCGGTACAGAGAACTATGGTGGGGCAATAGTCACCGAAAACGGACTTCTGTTTATTGGTGCCACTAAAGACGGATATTTTAGAGCTTTTAATAAAAAGAATGGCAAGCTACTTTGGGAATACAAACTCCCTGCTGCTGCATTTGCAACGCCCGCCATGTATGAAGTAAACGGCAAACAGTATATTGCCATTGCCTGTGGTGGCGAAAAATTAGGAACTGAAAAAGGGAACAGGATTATGGCCTTTTCACTGGAATAA
- a CDS encoding Gfo/Idh/MocA family protein, whose product MNKLKTLVVGCGNMGVSHARAYHQLSEFEIVGLVSRKPESREKLSKELGGLPTYANFDTALRESKPDVVSINTYPDTHADYVRKSLNAGAHVFVEKPLALTVEEAEELVALAKEKNRKMVVGYILRVHPSWTKFVEVARTLGKPLVMRMNLNQQSSGDKWYTHKQLMNSMSPIVDCGVHYVDIMCLMTQSIPISVSAIGANLSKEIDSKMYNYGQLQVRFKDGSVGWYEAGWGPMMSETAVFIKDVIGPKGAVSISDKPKDSSQDIEGHTKTGSLQLHYSELTKEGDFVKKDDFIRTEDEPDHDGLCLLEQVYLLNAIKTDEDLSSHLRDAINSLKIVLAADESVRTGQTVIL is encoded by the coding sequence ATGAACAAACTTAAAACCCTTGTTGTAGGTTGTGGAAATATGGGTGTTTCCCATGCCAGAGCCTATCACCAACTCTCTGAATTTGAAATTGTGGGACTGGTAAGCCGGAAACCGGAAAGTAGGGAAAAATTATCCAAGGAATTGGGAGGATTGCCTACCTATGCAAATTTTGATACCGCCCTGCGGGAATCAAAACCAGATGTGGTATCCATAAACACCTATCCGGACACCCATGCCGATTATGTTAGAAAAAGTCTTAACGCGGGAGCACATGTATTCGTAGAAAAACCTCTTGCCCTAACTGTTGAAGAGGCCGAGGAACTTGTGGCTCTGGCAAAGGAAAAAAACAGAAAGATGGTAGTGGGTTATATTCTTAGGGTACATCCGTCTTGGACCAAGTTTGTGGAGGTTGCCCGTACCCTTGGCAAGCCCTTGGTAATGCGCATGAACCTAAACCAACAAAGTTCTGGGGACAAATGGTATACCCATAAACAATTAATGAACTCCATGTCGCCAATAGTGGATTGCGGCGTACATTATGTGGATATTATGTGTTTAATGACCCAATCCATTCCAATTAGTGTCAGTGCCATTGGAGCCAATTTGAGCAAAGAAATTGATTCCAAAATGTACAACTATGGTCAATTACAAGTACGTTTTAAAGACGGGTCCGTAGGATGGTACGAGGCCGGATGGGGACCTATGATGAGTGAAACCGCGGTCTTTATCAAGGATGTTATTGGCCCAAAGGGAGCTGTTTCCATATCGGACAAACCCAAGGATAGTTCCCAAGATATAGAAGGTCATACAAAAACGGGCAGTCTACAACTTCATTATAGCGAATTGACCAAAGAAGGAGATTTTGTAAAAAAAGACGACTTCATTAGAACCGAGGATGAGCCGGATCATGACGGACTTTGTCTACTGGAACAGGTGTATTTATTGAACGCAATTAAGACCGATGAAGATCTGTCATCACATTTAAGGGATGCCATTAATAGTCTAAAAATTGTACTGGCTGCGGATGAATCCGTGAGAACTGGACAAACCGTTATACTGTAG
- the dgoD gene encoding galactonate dehydratase: MKEQLIIEKIELFKVPPRWLFVKVTTKEGIIGWGEPVVEGKADTVAACVMELQQYIIGKSATNIEDIWQILYRGGFYRGGPILMSALSGIDQALWDIKGKFLGVPVYDLLGGAVRHKMKMYCWIGGDHPEVLLEQAHEKVKAGFQAVKMNATGGMEWISSLQDVKKVSNNIRLLREEFGTTLDVGLDFHGRVHKGMVKRLIDEIAPYEPMFIEEPVLSENNGALKHIYAYTGIPIATGERMFSRWDFKKILEEGVVDIIQPDLSHAGGISEVRRIATMAEAYDVALAPHCPLGPISLASALHVDFVSANAFIQENSIGIHYNQGFDLLDYVLNPEIFDIKDGYIDLFQKPGLGVEINEEKLREGQKIGHNWSNPIWRGPDGNFTEW; encoded by the coding sequence ATGAAGGAACAACTTATTATTGAAAAAATTGAACTTTTTAAAGTCCCGCCAAGGTGGCTGTTCGTTAAGGTGACCACCAAGGAAGGGATTATTGGTTGGGGAGAACCAGTTGTGGAAGGTAAGGCAGATACTGTAGCCGCCTGCGTAATGGAACTACAACAGTACATCATTGGAAAGTCGGCCACAAATATTGAAGACATATGGCAAATACTGTATCGCGGAGGATTTTACAGAGGTGGTCCCATCCTGATGAGCGCCCTTTCAGGTATTGATCAGGCACTTTGGGATATAAAGGGAAAATTTCTTGGTGTTCCTGTCTACGATTTATTGGGAGGGGCAGTCCGCCATAAAATGAAAATGTACTGCTGGATTGGCGGAGATCATCCGGAGGTGTTATTGGAACAGGCGCACGAAAAAGTAAAGGCCGGTTTCCAAGCTGTAAAAATGAACGCTACCGGCGGTATGGAATGGATTTCATCCTTGCAAGATGTGAAAAAGGTGTCCAACAACATTAGATTATTAAGAGAGGAATTCGGTACCACACTGGACGTTGGACTCGATTTTCATGGGCGTGTACACAAAGGCATGGTAAAAAGGCTTATAGATGAGATTGCGCCTTATGAACCCATGTTTATTGAAGAACCGGTACTTAGCGAAAACAATGGTGCCTTAAAGCATATTTACGCCTACACCGGCATCCCAATTGCCACTGGGGAAAGAATGTTCTCCCGTTGGGATTTTAAGAAAATTCTGGAAGAAGGGGTGGTCGACATTATTCAGCCAGACCTTAGTCACGCTGGAGGCATTTCGGAGGTAAGGCGTATTGCCACTATGGCGGAAGCCTATGATGTAGCTCTGGCCCCCCATTGTCCGTTGGGGCCCATATCCTTGGCTTCTGCATTACATGTCGACTTTGTTTCCGCCAATGCCTTTATTCAGGAAAACAGTATAGGTATCCACTATAATCAAGGTTTTGATTTACTGGATTATGTCCTTAATCCTGAAATTTTTGATATCAAGGATGGTTATATTGATCTTTTTCAGAAACCAGGATTAGGGGTTGAAATAAACGAAGAAAAATTAAGGGAAGGTCAGAAAATTGGACATAATTGGTCCAACCCCATATGGCGTGGACCCGACGGAAACTTTACCGAGTGGTAA